One Nicotiana sylvestris chromosome 12, ASM39365v2, whole genome shotgun sequence genomic window carries:
- the LOC138883797 gene encoding uncharacterized protein produces the protein MVPSIETEVNKLIKVGFISEVNYPTWVSSIVPVRKNNSQIRVCVDFRDLNNACPKDEFPLPILELMIDTTRYKAMPFMDNSSGYNQIRMAPKDEELTAFCTPKEKSIKGQELADFLANHPIPDDWELTDELPDKDTMVIEVHPPWKMYFDGVAHHREAGVGVVFVTSQGEVLPYSFMLTQLCSNNVAEYQALILGLEMVVEIKQLQLQVFGDSQLVVNQLLSSYEVKKPELRPYHDYAKKLIGWLGDMTIQHVPRKENKKVDVLAALASSLILPDQAQVTVCQKWVVPLPNEAEGEENELKYLVAVSEVDKEEWRQPIIDYLCYGILPENPWRRTEIRRRAPRFLYYKDALYRRSFKGVLL, from the exons ATGGTTCCCTCGATTGAAaccgaagttaacaaactcatcaaAGTTGGCTTTATTAGTGAAGTTAactacccaacatgggtttcaagtattgtccctgtaaggaagaatAATAGCCAGATTCGAGTGTGTGTTGACTTTAGGGATCTTAACAATGCGTGTCCGAAAGATGAGTTCCCACTTCCCATTCTAGAGCTGATGATCGATACTACTAGGTACAAGGCAATGCCATTTATGGACAATTcgtcaggctataaccaaattcgcatggcgccaaaagatgaagagcttactgcattcTGTACCCCCAAAG AAAAGTCTATAAAAGGACAAGAGTTAGCAGACTTCTTGGCAAATCACCCTATACCTGATGATTGGGAGCTAACTGACGAACTACCCGATAAGGACACCATGGTCATTGAAGTTCAtcctccatggaagatgtactttgatggtgttgCACATCACAGAGAAGCTGGTGTtggtgtagtatttgtcacttctcAAGGTGAAGTTCTACCCTACTCTTTTATGTTGACGCAACTCTGCTCTAACAACGTTGCTGAGTATCAAGCACTAATACTTGGGCTCGAAATGGTTGTCGAAATAAAGCAATTGCagttgcaagtctttggtgactctcagttagtggtcaatcagcttttaagtagttacgaggtcaagaaacctgaactacgcccatatcatgattacgctaaaAAATTAATTGGGTGGCTCGGTGATATGACAAttcagcatgtgccaaggaaagaaaataagaaggttgATGTTTTAGCTGCCCTAGCTTCATCGTTAATCCTGCCTGATCAAGCGCAAGTTActgtctgccaaaaatgggtagtaccgctgccaaatgaggctgaaggtgaagaaaatgaactcaagtATCTTGTCGCTGTTTCTGAAGTTGATaaagaagaatggcgacaacccattatcgactacttgtgctatgggatacttccagaaaatccatggagaaggactgaaatccgtcgtcgtgcacctcgcttcctttactacaaagatgCTCTATATAGAAGGTCATTCAAAGGAGTACTCTTGTGA